In the genome of Neisseria animaloris, one region contains:
- a CDS encoding protein adenylyltransferase SelO codes for MPHTLPLNPPAFARLPEAFYGRVRTEPLGEPYWVAQNHVLAGEMGLRPSEIFDNPDNLLYLAGSAEQYDPAPIATVYSGHQFGVYVRQLGDGRAVLIGGSAGSDGLLWEWQLKGAGKTPYSRFADGRAVLRSSIREYLCSEAMHGLGIPTTRALAITGSNDTVYREEAETAAVVTRIAPSFIRFGHFEYMYHTGQHHNLPVLADFLIDRHFPECREADQPYLALFQTVSCRTAELVAAWQSVGFCHGVLNTDNMSALGLTIDYGPFGFLDAYDRRHVCNHSDTSGRYAYNEQPYVVHWNLSRFASCLLPLVSQDDLVAELERFPDIFQTAYLQKMRAKLGLQTEDKSDDELITDMFTALQSRKVDFTMFFRYLSEVGNVHGEPLPEKLLALFNGPTEAFTAWIGRYRGRLRAENSNPAERAERMNAVNPLYVLRNYLLEQAIQLAKSGDFREIDRLHRCMRNPFVERKEFADFAELPPQWAESICVSCSS; via the coding sequence ATGCCGCACACACTTCCTTTAAACCCGCCCGCATTTGCCCGCTTGCCGGAAGCGTTTTACGGCCGCGTCCGCACCGAACCGTTGGGCGAGCCGTATTGGGTGGCGCAAAATCATGTTTTGGCGGGAGAAATGGGCTTGAGGCCGTCTGAAATTTTCGATAACCCCGACAACTTGCTTTATCTGGCGGGCAGTGCCGAACAATACGACCCTGCACCGATTGCCACAGTGTATAGCGGCCACCAGTTCGGCGTGTATGTGCGCCAGCTGGGAGACGGTCGCGCGGTGTTGATCGGCGGTTCGGCAGGTTCAGACGGCCTTTTGTGGGAATGGCAGCTTAAAGGCGCAGGCAAAACGCCTTATTCGCGCTTTGCCGACGGCCGTGCCGTGCTGCGCTCCAGCATCCGCGAATATCTTTGCTCCGAAGCCATGCACGGCTTGGGCATTCCGACCACGCGCGCGCTGGCGATTACGGGCAGCAATGATACCGTTTACCGCGAAGAAGCCGAAACGGCGGCGGTGGTTACGCGCATTGCGCCGAGTTTTATCCGTTTCGGCCATTTTGAATATATGTATCACACCGGCCAACATCACAACCTGCCCGTGTTGGCGGATTTTCTGATTGACCGCCATTTTCCCGAATGCCGCGAAGCCGACCAGCCTTATCTGGCCTTGTTTCAAACCGTTTCCTGCCGCACCGCCGAGTTGGTGGCCGCGTGGCAGAGCGTCGGCTTTTGCCACGGCGTGTTGAACACCGACAATATGTCGGCTTTGGGGCTGACCATCGACTACGGCCCGTTCGGTTTTCTCGATGCTTACGACCGCCGCCATGTCTGCAACCATTCCGACACGAGCGGCCGCTATGCCTACAACGAGCAGCCGTATGTGGTGCATTGGAACTTGTCGCGCTTTGCCTCGTGCCTACTGCCGCTGGTGTCGCAAGACGATTTGGTGGCAGAGTTGGAACGCTTCCCCGATATTTTTCAGACGGCCTATCTGCAAAAAATGCGGGCGAAACTCGGCCTGCAAACCGAAGACAAAAGCGACGACGAGCTGATTACCGATATGTTTACCGCCCTGCAAAGCCGCAAAGTCGATTTCACGATGTTTTTCCGATATTTGAGCGAAGTGGGCAATGTCCACGGCGAACCGCTGCCCGAAAAGCTGTTGGCACTGTTCAACGGCCCCACCGAAGCGTTTACGGCGTGGATAGGCCGTTACCGCGGCAGGCTGCGGGCGGAAAACAGCAACCCCGCCGAACGCGCCGAGCGGATGAATGCCGTTAACCCGCTGTATGTGTTGCGAAACTATTTGCTGGAGCAGGCCATACAGTTGGCAAAAAGCGGCGACTTCCGCGAAATCGACCGCCTGCACCGATGTATGCGGAATCCGTTTGTCGAGCGCAAAGAGTTTGCCGACTTTGCCGAACTGCCGCCGCAATGGGCGGAAAGCATCTGCGTGAGCTGTTCGAGTTGA
- a CDS encoding sulfite exporter TauE/SafE family protein: MLVIVLSCMLLGAVAGFLAGLFGIGGGLVIVPVLFYLLPQAGVADNLALPIALGTSFSTIVITAFSASHRHYRFGNINWQAAKYLAPALIVAVFVSGLLAGSLPKAVVSKIFACLVIYLALKMLLSLKPSPKTDGKPLSSRVLVVGGFVIGALSGMGGISGGAFVVPFLNGRGMEIKKAIGTASLCGGLLAVSATLSFVIGGWHVPNLPAYSFGYVYLPALAGIVSTSFFTSKLGANAANVLPVMVLKRAFAVFLLLIALNMLLK, translated from the coding sequence ATGTTGGTTATCGTATTGAGTTGCATGCTGCTGGGCGCAGTTGCCGGTTTTTTGGCCGGGCTGTTCGGCATCGGCGGCGGACTGGTGATCGTGCCGGTGCTGTTTTACCTGCTGCCGCAGGCAGGCGTGGCCGACAATTTGGCGTTGCCGATTGCGCTGGGCACGTCTTTTTCCACCATCGTGATCACGGCTTTTTCCGCCAGCCACCGGCATTACCGTTTCGGCAACATCAATTGGCAGGCCGCAAAATACCTTGCACCTGCGCTGATTGTTGCGGTATTTGTTTCCGGCTTGCTGGCAGGCAGCCTGCCCAAAGCGGTGGTGTCGAAAATTTTTGCCTGTTTGGTGATTTATCTGGCACTGAAAATGCTATTGTCGCTGAAGCCGAGCCCGAAAACAGACGGCAAGCCGCTCTCTTCGAGGGTTTTGGTTGTCGGCGGCTTCGTTATCGGTGCTTTGTCGGGCATGGGCGGCATTTCCGGCGGCGCGTTTGTGGTGCCTTTTCTGAACGGCCGCGGCATGGAAATCAAAAAAGCCATCGGCACGGCTTCATTGTGCGGCGGCCTGCTGGCGGTATCGGCGACTTTGAGCTTTGTTATCGGCGGCTGGCATGTGCCGAATCTTCCCGCATATTCTTTCGGATATGTTTATCTGCCTGCGCTGGCGGGCATTGTGTCAACCTCGTTTTTTACTTCCAAATTGGGCGCGAACGCCGCCAACGTTTTGCCGGTGATGGTGTTGAAACGCGCTTTTGCCGTTTTTCTGCTGTTGATCGCTTTGAATATGTTGCTGAAGTAG